The genomic segment TAGTACAGACTTGCCGCAGACTGAAGTCGAAAGACTCGTTAGCATCATGCTGTCGCCCATCATCACTATTCCGTCTCGCCATGTTGCACTTACGATGGATTTTGCCTTTGCAATGCTGTTGCAAGTGTCGCCGTTTTGAACAGTGTATTTGACTCCCGTAACGCAGCTATCTGGCACAGTACCATTGGGGCTTATGACGGGTGGTTGGGGCTCTGTAGGTGTAGTAGCCCCTCCACAGTCTGTAACAGGGTCTTGGTAAGATGCTGGCAGAGAATCTCAGTCGTAAGTCGGGCTTGGGCACTTACTTTCGTTGATGTAAAGCAGCCTCTCGGCGTGCAAGCTATCGTAAGCGGAATAGGGAGACCGCTGCATGAGCCGGAGCTTCTCTCCGTAACAGAAGGAGCAAAGCTGATCCTTGGGCATATCAGCGAGGTCCTCGACGTCATCAAAGGCCTCGATCTTAGCTGCGTCATATTGTGTCAACACAAAGTCTGGTAGCGTATGGGAGGTTCTCAGAGGCCGTTTTGCCCTATCGCTCACCATTGCAGTATGCACCGTCGGTATCCTTTAAGCAAGTCTCGTTCCATCCAGAGGTGACGGAGTCGATGAGAGACAGCACCGGATATCCCTGGAACAGCTCAGGCGTGGAGGCGCAAGAGCCCGCGATGCGCCGACGAGCTGTGGACAAGGCAGTCGAACAAGTGGCAGAGCAGACCGTGTCCGTGAAGGCCTTATCTCCGGGCGTCCCGTGGTATACCTTCTCGCCGAGGTTGCGGACGTAGACATCGCAGTTGATCGTCTGGTAGAGTACCGTCTCGCAGGCGGAAGTGAGACCAAAGCCAGAGAGGGTGCCTTGAGCGGCGAGCTGGAAGCCAGTGGCAGTCTGTCTCTGCGCGAGGGACTGGGGGACACCTCTGGACTCAACGGCAACAGAGCTCAGACATAGGGCGAAGAGGGCGCTCGCGAGGCGACGTGTGTTTGAAAAAGACATGACGTCTCGCTGGTGCTGTAACGAGTGACTGTAGGTGAAGACTGGAGTGGATGAGAAAAGGACGAGAAGGCCGAACGGCTCTGAGCTGGATACGACAAGACCAAGGTCAAGTCTTCAGTTCAGATCGCAAGTTTCTAACCATGCCGCTGACGATATGACTGCAGATGATATCAACTGCTCCCTTTCCCCACTCATGTAGTATAATTTTGCGTTGACTAATTCTGTCATCTCTTGCCTCACAAGCTGGGTCAGGCTTCTATCCAATGTCCAAGAAGTTGTAAGTGCCGAGAAGGCTGGACCATCAGTCCCTTGGCGAGCCGCCCTTGGCAAATTGGACTCCTGAAGTCCGCATGGTAAGACAAGAGGCAATTTTGTGCCTGAAAGCGGCAGGTGAGTGTTGAAAATTGAGCTCTCATGATAGAGAGACGATGGTGCCTGCTTGGCGATTCAGCGAGAATGCAAGGAATCGCGTGCAGGATCGTCCCGTGGGACGGCCAGGGCCGCATCGGAAGTGGATGCGGACAGGGATCGGTGATCGGGGACCCGTTACCTTGTGCTTATgcatatttctaattaccaTTTTCGTCTCCGCAATTATCGGTCTTATTCCTGATCGAATGGTGAATGCGAGACCGGGTTGATGGTCCTTCGGAACCAAAACACCTTGTAGACTGCAACGTTGTCAGCCCTAGGGCCGCTTTGGGTATCCGAGAGAGACATGTCGGCGGAGTCGACGGCAAGGGACTCTCGGAGCCCACTCCCCATGCGTACATGATCTTCCATTGAGGCAATTTGAACCTGCGTTTCTGCCCCCAAGAGGCAGAGGCAGCAAGACGCGGGGGCCAGGGGCCAGGGACTAGATGTCAGATTGATTCGGGCCTGCGGTTTAATGACTCTTGGCTCTCAACCCCGAGTTTTGCCTATGAGATTTGACATGCGACGAGGTGATGGATCGACTATAGCATCAAAGAGCTTGTTTCGATAGATATCTAAAGTCTGATCGATGCGCAACTCAACCCGCCATACTTTGGTCTAGTAGATTATTCTTTACTGACACTTCTGTCATTGCTTCTAGCTTGGCTCCTTCATTATGGCCAAATTTCTGCTcattctcttttcttttgttTCTTTCTTGCAGCTGTCTCTTCAGCAAGCCCCTGAATGTAGCGCCACACAGCTATGTCCCATTGGATGCTGTTCCAAGTACGGAGTCTGTGGTACGGGCCCTAATTATTGCGGGTAAGTGGGAGCCCTTTGCTGCTGGTAGAAAGCTTGCAGACGCTTTGTCAACGCAGTAACTGATGTAATTGGCGCTGTCTAGTACGGATTGTGTCAGTACATGCGACTTCAAGGCAGACTGCAACCCAGGATGGGATGACCCGAAATGGAGCAAGGCCGAAACATGCCCTCTCAACGTCTGCTGCAGCAAGTTTGGCTTCTGCGGTACTACAAAGGACTTCTGTGGTGATGAGACTGTCAAGGTGGGTTCACAACTTTTGAACTCATAGACATTGAATGAGTTCTGTCTTCGAACAACGGGCTGATCATTGTCAATTTTGCTGTATCTAGCGGCCATCATGCGCCGTCAACGATACACCTATCACCCGTGTGATCGGCTACTACGAGGCCTGGTCTACGACCAACCGTCCTTGCTACGGTATGCTGCCAGAGGAAATCCCATTCGGATATTACACCGACATCATCTTCTCTTTCGCGACGATTGACCCTAGTACCTTTGAGATCAAGGCTGGCGACTCGCAGACGGCGGATTTCATGCAAAGAATAAGCGCCATCAAACTGATCCAGCCGGATATCAAGATCTGGATCGCCGTCGGCGGGTGGGCTTTCAATGACCCCGGCCCAACGCAGTCCACCTTCAGTGACATGGCTGGCTCGACCGATGGGACCAAGAAGTTCATTGACTCTCTCATCAAGTTGATGAACAAGTATGGGTTTGATGGTATTGACATTGACTGGTAAGTCGCCAAGCCACAGCACTCCAGGATATAATGCTGACCTCTGGGTGTGTGACAGGGAGTATCCAGTTGCCGACGACCGCTTTGGAAAGGGAGCAGACTTCAAGAACTTTGTCACCTTCATGAAGTCCCTGGCCGACAGGATGCACAGCGGTGACCAAAAGAAGTCTGTGTCCCTGACTCTGCCGTCGAGTTTCTGGTACCTACAGCACTTCGATATCAAGAACCTTGAGAAGCATGTCGACTGGTTCAATATCATGAGCTACGATATCCACGGATCCTGGGATATCGACAACAAGTGGACCGGCCCTTACGCCAACTCACATACCAACATGACTGAGATCCAAGACGCGCTCGACCTGCTGTGGCGGAACGACATCAAGCCGGAAAAGGTCACCTTCGGCATGTCCTTCTACAGCCGAAGTTTCACGCTCCAGAACGCCGGGTGTAACACCCCCGGATGCGTTGTTAGCTCCGGAGGCAACGCAGGCGAGTGCTCCGGCACGACTGGCGTGCTGCTGCACCCCGAGATCGCCGACATCGTAAGCAAGAATAGCCTCACGCCCACGCTGCACCGCGAGGCTGCCGTCAAGTCCGTGACGTGGGGCGATCAGTGGACGACGTTCGACGACCTGGCGACGTGGAGGCTCAAGTCCAACATCATCCGCGGGCAGTGCATCCCTGGCGTCATGGTCTGGGCCATGAGCCAGGACGACAAGGACGGAACCAACATCAAGGCCCTGACGTCCGCCGTCGGCCGCAAGGTCATGGACCCGCCCAAGTTCGTGCCGGCCTTGCCCTCCACCGAGCCGCCCAAGGTCGCGGAGCTGTGCCGGTGGTCGGGCTGCTACCAGGACTGCCCGGCCGGCTTCAAGACGGTGCAGCGCAACGGCCACAAGGAGATCATGCTCAACGGCGAGAACTGCCTCGACGGCGGCGTCGACAAGCTCTGCTGCCCCGCCGACCAGCCGATGCCCACCTGCGAGTGGCGCGGGCACAGGAACAGCGGCGTCTGCAAGCCCGGGTGCGAGGACGGCGAGGTCAAGGTCGGCTCGCTGCGCGTCGGCTGCAACTTCTCCCACCAGGCCGCGTGCTGCACCAACGTGGCGGCCACCGCGTCCTACGGGATGTGCAAGTGGGTGGGCGAGGCGCCGACGTGCAACCAGGACTGCCCGTCCGACTACCCGAACAAGATCTTCTCGTCCAGGCTCGCCGCGGGAGGCGAGCAGCCGTGCATATCGGGCACGAAGCACTACTGCTGCCAGGAGCCCAAACCGTCAGACTTTTCAAAGTGCGACTGGGTGAAGAAGGGCAGCCCGCCGCGGTTCAGCCAGGACTTCATCTGCGAGGACAGCTGCCCGGCCGGCCAGATCAAGCTGGCGACCGAGGTGGGCGGCATGAACGCCGAGAACGGCTGCTTTGGCGGCGCGAGGGCGTACTGCTGCGAGCCGCCCAAGCCCATCGTCCCGCGCGGCGACGACGACCCCTTTGGAGGGAAGCAGAATAAGGAGTTCCAGCTTCTTCTCGAGGGGTACATGGAGAACCCGACGTGCCCGGCGACCATCCTGAACCCGTCCGAGGGCAACATGTTCGGCAACACTTTCACCAAGCGCGACCTCAAGCGCGACCTCAAGCGCGAGGCCGCTGAGTACCGGTCTCTTCACGGCAGGGCCACGGACTGCGAAGAGGATCGGTTCACGAGGATGGTCCTGTTCGGCGCTCTGCTGCTCACGGCGTCCCAGTCGATGCTGGAGCCCCTGAGCCTGGTGTACGATGAGATATTTGCCGGGGCGTACGATACGGAGCTGCAGTCTGGTAACATCAGGACGTACTACGCGAATCACGAGGGGATGGACCCGAACGCCCTGATGCGATATGTCTTTATGAACCCCATTGATGCCGGGCCCGGGTTGAGGCGGGCGGCAAGGACGGAGACCACGTTCTGTCAGCTCCTTACGGTGACCAAGCGGGAGGAGAGGGATCTGTCAAGGAAATCCAAGAACGTAAGTGAAGCTTCCTAATCTGATATCCCTCCTCGATTCCATGCTAACATCTACAGCTCTCGACGCTCGCGTCCCGCCATATAACCTGGCTCCAAAACATCGGCGCCGGCCGGCCGGACATGTCCGCGATCCTCGAGGGCATCCTAAACAACGAGCTCAGCCTGCACTACGCGCGCTGGCAGCACGTCAACGCCCAGGGCGGTCCGATGCTCGAGCTGGCCTACTGGATCGGCGACACGCCCGGCGTCCCGACGGGCTCCGAGCTGAACAGGTTCCGGGACAACTCGGAGGGCAACGAGGAGCGCTTCGTCGTGTTCCACTTCCACGTCAACGAGAGGACCAACTGGATCGCGCACGTGGACGGGCGCACGCGCGTCGGGATCCAGTCGGTGCAGGTGTTCCACGGGTACGACACGGACGCGCAGCCCGGGCAGGCGTGGCGCGTGGAGAACACGGCGTCGACGCGGGACGGGTTCGGGTGTCCCGACGAGGAGCTCTGGTACGTCGGGGCCGAGACGGACCTGCCGAGCGACCAGTTGCCGGCCGACCAGACTTTCTTCGAGAGGTTCCAGCGTTGGAGCAGGATGTTGTTTGATGATGGGTACCTCGCCACGCGGGGGCTGAACTTGATCCTGACGGTGAGTTTCTGTTTCCGAATGCCGGGTTTCGATGGTGAGAAGCTGACGTGATGATAGGGTGGCGCCACGGTCAACAACGGGGGGAATCAAGATCTTGATCCCAACAACGCGGGGATGCTACTGCGCGGCGGAATGGCTCACCCGGCATGGGGCGTCATCACGCAAACCGTCAACTTCTTGATTGACGGAAGTCAATACGACTTCACCCCTCGAGACCCCTTTGCGTGAGGGCCGAGAACCATCAGAGTTGGCTTCGAAGACATGGCGAGGAGAAGATGAAAGCTTCAAGAGGCTCAGGAGTTGTTTGACTCTTCTACCTAGGTAATTCACTATAGTACTTATGCATTCTACTTAGCGAGGTAAGCCGTCTGTTGAGGAATGGAGAGCATTTCTTTCTTCCTTAACAAATAAGGTAATGACAGGCAAGAGAGAACTTATTGTATTATATTTCACAACGCTTATATTTGAATCTGGGAGCTGTACCTCGACTATACCAGCCTTGATTTCTTTCCAAGAGGTTCTTAGGCAGACGGATGCCTACCAAGTAGCTAACATCAAGCACTCTCACCGCCAGCCGAGGCTAAGTGCGCCGACAAGACGTTTACAACATCCATCGACTTGCATCTCCTGGCCCATGCCAGCGGCGTAGTGCTATCTGCTTGGCCCAGGTCCTGTGCCGATGGAACAGCCCTCTGAACAAAGTCTCGCATGCGGAAACCCCAGACATCGTGCAGAGTGTTAGAAGTGGTACAAGGGCTCCGAATGACCCTCGACTTGACGTCAACGGGGGAGCCGCTCTCGATGAGTCTTTTTGCGAGGTTCGCTACCTCTGCCCTGAGATCTGGATCTTGCACTGCTGGCCAAGATGCCAAGGCATGAAGAGCGGTCCATCCCTCGTCCGTCACGACGCCAGCGCTGGCGCCATTCTGGAGTAGAAAGTCGCTCGTAAAGCACATATCATGCGCGGTCTTCCCCGCTGTCGGAGATAGGGCGCACAGGAGAGGCGTCCATCCGTTGCTGCTGGCCACGTTGGCGTCCAGGCCGGAGTTCAACAGGAATCCCACCGTGGTTCTCTGCCCCCCTGACGCGGCGTAGTGCAATAACGATTCACCGTGAGAGTTCCGTAGTTGTATGCTCTCCGACTTCGGCGCGCGGCAGTGCGAAAGACAGATTTCCAGCTGCGGGAAAGTTCCCGTCTTCGCGGCGGCGTGGAGCGGTGTCTCCCCAGCTTCGTCTTCGAGGTCAGGAAGCGCGCCGTGCCTAAGAAGAAACTCAAGAGCAGTAGCGTCGGGGAGCTGACGACTGAGTGGACTGAACACGTAGTGAAGAGCGGTCCTTCCGCGAGCGTCTGGTCGATTGGGGTTCGCTCCCTTCTCCAGGAGGCTGCTGAGGCCGCCGATACACTCATGTGAATGTACTGTGGCGTGGATAAGTGGTTGATGGAAACGGGGGTCTTCACCGTCTGGATCTCCGCCTGCGTCGATGAGGCGACCGACCAGCTTTTGCTGACGTGTAGCATCTGCAGTGGTTGGTGCTGGTCTTGTTTCGCGTTCGGGGAGAATCATCCCCTTGCCGACCGCCCTTGCCAGAGCATCTTGGATAACCTCGGGGCCGTATGCGGCGCCGGGATGAGCCAGAAGAAGTGGCACTGTATCATCACACCAGGCTGATGCCGCGTCAAGCAGCGCCCTGCGCATCTCTTGGTCGTCCCAACCGTCCCAGGCGCCGAGGAAGTAGGCAGTAAGATCTGCGTGGTTGTTCCTGGCAGCGATTTGTAAACAGTCGGGTCCAGGTTGGCCTCTCTTTTTTGGAATGAAGCGCCCGTCAGGGCCGACTCGTTCCCAGAATAGACGAGCCATCTCGAGTCTGCCATGCTGCGAGGCGGCCAGGAGTGGTGTGAAGCCGGGATCCTGTTTGTCTCGCGTATTGGGGTCCACGCCAGCATCTATCATCATCTGAACAGCGGCATCGTCTGCTTGAAAGATAGCCCAGTGTAGGGCCCAACCGATATCATTGTCGCGGTCGATGTCGGCGCTCCAGGATTCCAGGATATGTGTCAAGTATTGTTTGTCTCCTGTCTTATTTCCGTGTCCCAAATATGGTTCCACGGTTACGTAGTAGTTTTCTGGAGTAGACATGGTGTTTGTGAAATTGACGTAAGGAAGCCAAAAGGAACAAAACTGGCCGGAGGGTTACGTTTAAATAGCTTGACTTGGGCAGCTTAAGGTCCCTTGGGAAGAGAAAGTTGCAGACGCAGTCGCACCCCACTTCGGCTTACTGCCTAATGTAGAAGCGGGTCGTGTCCCACGCTTGGCAACTAAGTACCCTATCTCGAAATATCTTTATATCGAATTATGTCCATCTCGATGGGAAGCAGTCAGCATATTTGTGTCATAGCAAGCTTCAAAAAAGGAGATTGATTCAAGTGCTAAATACTTAAGTACTATGTTATTTTATCAAAATTATAGTCTTGTACAGATGACTCACAAAGAATTCACTTTCTTCGATGAAAAGATGTttacttaaaattatatCCACCTCGAGTTGAATGAAATATATCTCTCGGGGAAAATCGATATAGTATTTCAAAGATGAGCACCAGGCTCTTTCCTGCCAGTAATACGAGTAGCCTGTTCCCAATCGGGGCGTTGATCATTGCCACTACTTACTTTTACCTCGGCAGATACTGGTAGCAGCTCAAATTTTGTTGCGTAATGTACGTTATACCCATTTAATGCTCAGGACTCAGCTGACATCTCTCAGCTGGCCGCATATTTGCTCTCGTCCACTACTTCCGTAACAAGCATCTGCCCAGACAAATGAGCAGACGGGGCATTCAGAGGACGGGGGTCCGGTCCGAGGAAGAACTAtctatatattagtatccctattatagggtagttagttcgaaccgtagttaacgaagagat from the Colletotrichum lupini chromosome 3, complete sequence genome contains:
- a CDS encoding glycosylhydrolase family 18-9, with the protein product MAKFLLILFSFVSFLQLSLQQAPECSATQLCPIGCCSKYGVCGTGPNYCGTDCVSTCDFKADCNPGWDDPKWSKAETCPLNVCCSKFGFCGTTKDFCGDETVKRPSCAVNDTPITRVIGYYEAWSTTNRPCYGMLPEEIPFGYYTDIIFSFATIDPSTFEIKAGDSQTADFMQRISAIKLIQPDIKIWIAVGGWAFNDPGPTQSTFSDMAGSTDGTKKFIDSLIKLMNKYGFDGIDIDWEYPVADDRFGKGADFKNFVTFMKSLADRMHSGDQKKSVSLTLPSSFWYLQHFDIKNLEKHVDWFNIMSYDIHGSWDIDNKWTGPYANSHTNMTEIQDALDLLWRNDIKPEKVTFGMSFYSRSFTLQNAGCNTPGCVVSSGGNAGECSGTTGVLLHPEIADIVSKNSLTPTLHREAAVKSVTWGDQWTTFDDLATWRLKSNIIRGQCIPGVMVWAMSQDDKDGTNIKALTSAVGRKVMDPPKFVPALPSTEPPKVAELCRWSGCYQDCPAGFKTVQRNGHKEIMLNGENCLDGGVDKLCCPADQPMPTCEWRGHRNSGVCKPGCEDGEVKVGSLRVGCNFSHQAACCTNVAATASYGMCKWVGEAPTCNQDCPSDYPNKIFSSRLAAGGEQPCISGTKHYCCQEPKPSDFSKCDWVKKGSPPRFSQDFICEDSCPAGQIKLATEVGGMNAENGCFGGARAYCCEPPKPIVPRGDDDPFGGKQNKEFQLLLEGYMENPTCPATILNPSEGNMFGNTFTKRDLKRDLKREAAEYRSLHGRATDCEEDRFTRMVLFGALLLTASQSMLEPLSLVYDEIFAGAYDTELQSGNIRTYYANHEGMDPNALMRYVFMNPIDAGPGLRRAARTETTFCQLLTVTKREERDLSRKSKNLSTLASRHITWLQNIGAGRPDMSAILEGILNNELSLHYARWQHVNAQGGPMLELAYWIGDTPGVPTGSELNRFRDNSEGNEERFVVFHFHVNERTNWIAHVDGRTRVGIQSVQVFHGYDTDAQPGQAWRVENTASTRDGFGCPDEELWYVGAETDLPSDQLPADQTFFERFQRWSRMLFDDGYLATRGLNLILTGGATVNNGGNQDLDPNNAGMLLRGGMAHPAWGVITQTVNFLIDGSQYDFTPRDPFA